TTGAGccaagggagagagagagtgtgtgtgtgtgttgcccatcatcatcactcgCTCgtcagcacggcgccgtgcGTCACCAAGACAAGGGGAGGCCTGGTCGCGTAGCCGCGGCCTGTACTCTCCTGCATGGCTGGAACCATGGACGAGCATGTCGCCATGGACGTAGACGATCATCCGatggagggcgtcgaggggaCCAACGGCCTCGGGGCAAAGGACGACAACCTCGcagatgaggacgacgacaacacgGCGTCTGACTATCCCGGCTCCGACGAATACAGTGATGCAGAACCGGATGAAGTCGCGCTGGACCagcttcgtcgccgcggcctcctCCCTACCGGGTGCTGCTACGATGACCGGATGAAGCTGCACATGAACGCCGACTTCAGCCCCAACACACACCATCCCGAGGATCCCCGACGCATTCACGAAATCTTCAAAGCATTCAAGAAAATGGGTCTTGTGTATACTGGGCCCGAATCTGAGCTACCGCGCATCATCAAAGAGTGTCCGACAAAGTACATGTGGAGGATTCCAGCCCGTGCCGCCACCCGGGAGGAGATCTGTCTAGCCCACTCCGCGGATCACTTGGCTTGGGTCGAGAACCTCGATACAGTCAGTACCTCGGAGCTCCGTGAGCTCACCAAGCGGTACGATCAAGGCCGAGAATCGCTTTACGTTGGGAGCATGTCGCACTCTGCAGCTCTGCtctccgccggcggcgcaatCGACACCTGCAAAAACGTCGTCAATGGCCAAGTCAAAAACGCTTTCGCTGTCATCCGGCCACCGGGGCATCACGCGGAGTGGGACGCACCGATgggcttctgcttcttcaaCAACGTCCCCGTGGCTGTCCGTGTCTGCCAGCAGGACTACCCTGATATCTGTCGAAAGGTCCTTATCCTCGACTGGGACGTGCACCACGGCAACGGCATCCAGAACATCTTTTACCAGGACCCAAATGTTCTGTACATTTCCATTCACGTATACCAGAATGGCCACTTCTATCCTGGAAAACCCCCGAACCCCATGacccccgacggcggcatcgagaaCTGCGGTACGGGTCCCGGTCTCGGCAAGAACATCAACATTGGCTGGCATGACCAAGGCATGGGTGACGGCGAATACATGGCGGCATTTCAGAAAATCGTCATGCCGATTGCCCAAGAGTTCAATCCTGACCTCGTGGTGATCTCTGCCGGGTTTGATGCCGCGgatggcgatgagcttgGGGGCTGCTTCGTTACGCCGGCGTGCTACGCCCACATGACGCATATGCTCATGTCGC
Above is a genomic segment from Purpureocillium takamizusanense chromosome 2, complete sequence containing:
- the HDA1 gene encoding Histone deacetylase (COG:B~EggNog:ENOG503NTWF~BUSCO:EOG09263E5F) is translated as MAGTMDEHVAMDVDDHPMEGVEGTNGLGAKDDNLADEDDDNTASDYPGSDEYSDAEPDEVALDQLRRRGLLPTGCCYDDRMKLHMNADFSPNTHHPEDPRRIHEIFKAFKKMGLVYTGPESELPRIIKECPTKYMWRIPARAATREEICLAHSADHLAWVENLDTVSTSELRELTKRYDQGRESLYVGSMSHSAALLSAGGAIDTCKNVVNGQVKNAFAVIRPPGHHAEWDAPMGFCFFNNVPVAVRVCQQDYPDICRKVLILDWDVHHGNGIQNIFYQDPNVLYISIHVYQNGHFYPGKPPNPMTPDGGIENCGTGPGLGKNINIGWHDQGMGDGEYMAAFQKIVMPIAQEFNPDLVVISAGFDAADGDELGGCFVTPACYAHMTHMLMSLADGKVAVCLEGGYNLAAISTSSVAVARTLMGEPPPKMVIPSINREAARILAKVQAHQAPYWQCMRAGVVNVPEVQSLNAHRLHDVIRNAQRQVLLEKHNMVPLYVQREQLYRSFENQVLVTPDLQDAKKILVIIHDPPQLLAQPDVVDSSLEPHNAWVVDGVTQYIDWAVSNKFGVMDINVPAYITHEEDAESYEAPVSEKGLQEQMQQLMCYLWDNFIQLYDANEIFLLGVGNAYLGVKMLLINRDCKSKITGIVNFATGNLRPVKSDIDTDLSLWYKENSRVYVAGDHACWTDHDLTKKVHKRRFGTVVRSQMVGLNKMMQEHAEEAQDWIMARVPVASGGETTEEEDRSPS